The following is a genomic window from Neurospora crassa OR74A linkage group III, whole genome shotgun sequence.
GATACAAGCGCTCAGCTACGAAACTTTTATTACCTTGCCTTCAGTTTTTCTTACTTCCGCCTCGGCTGCTTTCGCCAACTCGTCGCCTGCACAGAAGCGCAATGCACCGTGACCCCTCCTAAACCATTGCTTGACAGTCATCACATTTCGAGCCCACAATTATATCTGCGACTCTACCCGTTCAATTCCCAAGGCTACCGATTACCAAGCTTGGGCACGGCTGCGAGCGGGAACACTTCGGCGACTCGTTACCCTCTCCCGCGCCCCTGTCCGTTCATAATACCCCTAAGCCGCGCGGCACCAACAATCCTCACCAGTGATTCACAATGGCCTCAGCTGCCCTTAATGGCGCTGCCGCCAACGGCCGTGGTGTCTCTCCTGCCTCGTCCGTGGGAGGCTCTAATAGCTTTCCCAAGAGCAAGCGCTTCACCGACATCCCCTCTACCATCGACATTCCCGTCCAAGACCAAGATGACGAAGCTGTCGAAATCGACCTTGAAGTCCTCGCCGATGACCCGACCGAGCTCTGCACCCTTTTCGAGATGGAAGGCGCCGCCCGGACATATTGGATGACAGTGTCCCTCGCCTACGCCAAGCAGAAAAAGATCGACTTCGCCATCGAGATGCTAATCAAAGGAGCCAACGCCATGCAGGCCAACAACCCCAGGGAGAAGCTCAGTATCGTCTCAGCTCTCTGCTGGATGTATTTGTGGAAGAGCAGGGAAGCACCCAGGGTAGCCCCCGAGGACGCCCTTGTCTCCGAAGCAAAGACCAAAGAATACTACCTCCAGCTCGCTACCCAGAGCCTCAACGAAGCTTCCCGCATCAATCCAGCTTTCCCTCCGCTCTTCCTGGCTCGTGGCGTCCTCCAGCTTCTGAGGGCATCCCTCCAGCCACCATCAAAGGCTCCCGGAGCAGTCGACCCCGAAAAGACCGAAACCCTGCGCGCCGCCCTTAAATCTTTCGACGATGCCCTCCGAGTTTCCAGCGGCAAGAACATGCTTGCCGTTATTGGCAAGGCCCGCGCACTCTTCTCGCTTGGCAGATATGCCGACGCTTTGGTCGCCTACCAGGACGCCCTAGCCAGAGCCCCAGATCTCGTCGACCCCGACCCGCGAATTGGCAttggctgctgcttctggcaATTAGGATACAAGGATGACGCCAGGATTGCCTGGGAACGAGCTCTCGAGATCAATGCTGAGTCCAAGGTCGGCAACATTCTGTTAGGTCTCTACTACCTCGACGCGAGCGGACACGTCCCCATCAACAGCCCGGAATTCATCAAGCTGTACAAGAAGGCTATGACCGAGTACACACAGAAGTCCTACAAGCTTGACAAAGATCTTCCCCTTACATGTGCCACATTTGCCAGCTATTTTCTTTCGCGAAAGCAATTCGATCATGTGGAAGCTCTGGCCCATAAGGCCATACAGTTTACTGACGTCAACGCCATTGCGAGCGATGGTTGGTACCTGCTCGCGCGCAAAGAACATTACGCCAATAACCTCGAGCGTGCCGCCGATTACTACCGTCGTGCGGATGACGCCCGAGGTGGCACTGAACGCGGCTACCTGCCGGCCAAGTTCGGTGCGGCGCAGCTGTCCGTCATCAAGAACGACCTAGGTGAAGCCAAACTTCGCCTCGAGAAGATGATTCAACAGTCCAAGAACTATGAAGCCATGATCCTGCTCGGCAACTTGTATGCCGAGGAGGTTTTCGCCAACCAGTTTGCCCCGGTCAAGGAGGATAAGTCCGCCGAGGCAAAGAAGGCCATCAGCCTGCTGGAGAGCGTGCGGACGGCGTGGAAGGATCCTAAGAAAAGCCTCGCGCCAGATGCCGCTGTGCTTCTCAACCTAGCCCGTCTCTATGAGACCGAGAACCCCGACAAGGCCCTCCAGTGCCTTCAGCAAGTCGAGCAGCTGGAGCTTGACCAGGTTCCCCAATCAGAGCGCCCGGATGAAGTTGAGGGCGAAGCCGCTATCAAGGCTGCGCTCCGGAGGTTTCTCCCGCCGCAGCTGTTGAATAACATCGGCTGTTTCTACTACCAGGAAGAAAAGCACGAGCTTGCGAGCGAACTGTTTGAGGCTGCACTCAGCTCTTGCATGAGAATTGGTGAGAAGGACGAtgacaccgacaccgacgCCTTGGTTACCACCATCAGCTTCAATCTTGGCCGTAGTTACGAGGCTCGTGGCATGTCTGAGAAGGCCGTTGAGGTGTATGAGGGCTTGCTAAAACGCCACGATGACTACACTGATGCTCGTACCAGGTTGGCCTATATCAAGCTTCGGAATAACCCCGGCACCAAGGAAGGCCCGGATGCAGTCGCCAAGCTGTATCAAGAGAACTCTTCCGACCTTGAGGTGCGTGCTTTGTACGGCTGGTTTCTCGGGAAGCTTAGCTCCAGGAAGCGACCCAACAACATCGCCGAAGACCCAGAGCAACGCCATTACAAGCACACCCTGCAGAACTACGATAAGCATGACCGCTATGCTCTCGTTGGCATGGGCAATCTACACCTTATTTCTGCTAGGGAAATGCGTCGCGAGTCGGAGGCAGACAGGCAGAAGCGGAGTGCCGCCTACAGCCGTGCTGTTGAGTTCTTCGACAAGGCACTCCAGTTGGATCCCAAGAACGCATACGCAGCCCAGGGAATTGCTATTGCACTCgtggaggacaagaaggactACAAGGGGGCATTGCAAATCTTCATCAAGGTTCGCGAGACCATCAAGGACGTTCACGTCTTTGTCAACTTGGGCCACATTTACGCCGAGTTGAAGCAGTTCACCAAGGCTATCGAAAGCTACGAGATCGCGCTTGGCAAGGAGGGCAAGGCAAAGGATGCCAACATTCTCTCATGCCTTGGTCGTACGTGGCTGAACAAGGGCCGCGCTGAGCGTAACTTGGACGCTTACAAGACAGCATTGGAGTATGCGCAGAAGGTATGTTGATTCCAACACCAAAGTTGAAGGCAGTGACTAACACTTTTTCAGACCCTCGAAGTTGCCCCCGAGCAGGTCCACTTCAAGTTCAACGTTGCTTTTGTGCAGATCCAGCTCGCCTCGTTCATCAACGGTTTGCCTGAGCACCAGCGCACCTCTACCCAACTCGAGGAAGCTGCATCCGGTCTCGAGTCGGCTATCACCGCCCTCGACGAGATCGCGGCCTCGGACCATCCACCTTATCCAAAGCATGATATCGAGCAGCGTGCCAACATGGCTCGCAACACTCAACGTAAACAGCTCGAGCGTGCCCTCGCCTCCCAGCGGGATTACGAGTCAAAGAACAAGGAGAAGCTCCAACTAGCACTTGAGCAGAGACAAGTAGCactcaagaagaaggaggaagagattcgcaggaaagaggaagaggagcgcGAGCGCCAAGAGAAGATCAAGcgcgagagagaggagatcGCCGCCCGTGACCGCAAGTTAGCTGAGCAGAGAGCCGAGGAAGACCGACAGCGTAGGGAGGCCGAGATGACCACCGACAGCGAGACCGGCGAAAAGATCAAGAGACAAAAGATTAAGAAGGCCAGCAGCACGCCTGCCAAGCGCGAGAGAGGTGGcgaggagcgggagcggaaGGGCCGTGCtcagaggaagaagaagacgagccGAAGGGACCGAGACAATGACGATAGTGACGGCTCAGGCTCGGATGCCGAAGAGGGCGGCAGGAAAAGCAGAccacccaagaagaagcagaggcTTACCAGCAGGAAGACTGAGCCCACTGGCAAGTACAAGAGTGCCGAAATTGTGGTTGATAGTGACGAGAGCGACGAGCCTGGTATGGAGATGGATGCTCTCGAGAGGGCTGAGAGGGCCcttgagaagaagcagaaacgCAGCCATTCTCCCCGTAGTGGTGGGGAgtacgatgatgacgaggatgagcaATCCAGGAGGGGCAGGAGCCGGTCAGAGGAGAGTGTCGATCGGATGGAAATCGATGACTCCAAGGCcgatgctggtggtgatgatgaggaggaagaggccacAGTCTCAACAAGACGCCAGAACAAGCGATCGAGGAGAGGCAGGATTctggatgacgatgacgatgaggatgaggatgaggatgagagtGGAGCAGCCGCTGAGGCAGATGCGGAAGAGGGTGGTGATAAGGACGAAGTGAAGGAGGCGGCTGGCTCGCCTGCGGCTTCTCctgccaaggccgccgccaaTGATGACGAAGAGTAAAACGCCAAGGGGGCGTGTGGACAAAGTTTTGAGAATGAAAGGAGtttgagggagaagaagtgTTCCCCGTTCACTTCGCATTGTCGATCTGATTTTGATGATTTGTATAGCTTCGAGGTAGCTACACGGCAAAATGGTCATGAAAAAGGGCGCAATACATTTACTTTTTTTCCGGTTTCTGTCAATTTTGTTCCCAGGTCCCATGCTGTCTTGTCAGTTTGTGTATCAAGATCAATGTCTCTTACGTTCGCTAGTCCAAGGACTCGAGAATATCGCATGATTAGAAAGGGACATGAAGGCACAGGGGCGGATTCCAAACTAACAGTAATGTTTTGTCAAGGAGCTAGGtttattttcttcctccttcctacTAGATGGTAATCTCTTGACATTTATTATAAGTCGCAAGCTTAATCGCGACCAGTTTCTTTTGGCTTATTAGACCtgtgttttcttttcatcaAGTTGGTATTTCATATACATCATTTTCGTCAGCACCCACATTGATGAGACCAAGATGAATGCACAACTGGACATTTGCACATAGCTTCCACGGCATGATGTAAGCTAATGCTAATTCAATCatgaggaaaaaaaagcagaaaaaaaaaaaaaaccccggGAGATTCTCCCTAGGTAATGGGCCGGAGATGAGAGTTCGTGAGAGAAATGAtaaaacgaaaaaaagaactCCGGTACGGGGAATCGAACCCCGAGCTTCGCGGTGAAAACGCGATATGTTAACCGTTACACTATACCGGATGTTGTTGAAAATTAGGGCTTGTGCTATAGCCTATAGAGAGCCAATAATGTGCTCCACTACTCCGCGTTAGTCGCGCCGGCTTGGTTTGTTGTGAACGCCCGCACGTTTCTCAGTTTCCGTACAAGAGACACCCCATATGCACGGATGGTCAGGCTCTCAGCGAGCTTTATTTTGTACAGAGCATATCTGCGTAACAATGTCCGTAcacacaacaacaccattcaCCAATCCGCAACGTTCACCATCAATACAGCAGGCGATAGAGCCTCCAAGAAAGCAACCTTCACTCACGTCACTTTATTTTTTCCTTTGCCTCTTTTTCTATTGcttatttacttttttttgttctcgTCCTCGGCTTCACCGAATCATGCCTCCTGTTCACCCATACCCCTACCTATCTCATCCAACCAAAAACCGCAAAACTCGCCAGGCACATGTCGGTCTGCCGTCCCTGTACATGACATGACACCCTACATAAACCATGCTTCCTCATTATcgctctccttctcctcctccgaggGTTCTTTCAGAGGCAGACCTTAGAAAAGGGGTATCCATGTCAAAGTTGCATGTCTGGCAGGCAGATAACCCTCCAGCCCTCTTGTCGACCGGGTATTGGTAACACGCACGCCCTCACACTTGACACCACCAGATTTCAGCAATGGCCCATTATGCCAGCGGTTGGAGTACGAGGGCGATCCGAAAATGCAGGACGATAAAGCCATACGAGACACAGCATAGATTGAAGTATGAGAGGCCAAGAGGCCATCAGGCCAGCGCAACCTTGAGGAAACACAGCACGACAACAATCAGATGCCTATCATGTACCGAAAGAGAGGCGGTCAAGGATCCGAAACGTTCTGTGAGTGAGTGACTAAGTGAAGGAGGGTCACTGACATCTCACAGATGGTAACAGCAGCGACAACTGGCAGCGACAAGAACACATTTGTCCATTTGATTTTGTCGGCCCCTCCCTTTTTTCCACAAACACCAACTAGCAAAGGGTACCGGAATGCAAGGAACACCAAGATGCTCACGCGGAGACTGTCGTTTTGCAGCTGCAGTTGTGTCGAGGCACTCTTTCTGCGTCGCCTGCTCTGCATTTTGTACCTTTCGTAATGTCGATACAGTTCAGGTCAGATTACCATATCAGAACTCTTGTGCTGCCATTCAAGAGGGAAAGTCAAGTCCAGGCAAGTCCAAGCTCGGGAATTCTCTGTCAGCCAAGGTTTGGGATCTTGTGAGAGTCGAGAGTGACCGACTAGCTTGACTTGACTGCCATGACTGCTTACCGCAAACtttcagtcagtcagtcagtcagtcggcCAATCAGTTAGAAGCCCTGTCTACCTGTCTGCCTCAGCTGCCTCGCCGGCACAATCTGACAGTTATCTTGAACAGACGTATCTCGTGGTACCTTCCTGCTGCCCGTCTGTTTCTCACACATTGTCCAACAAGGTTGTCATCAAGCAGAGACGAGCCGGGGGCGGGGGGAAGAGACATGGAAAAAGGCCAGCCTGTGTTCGGGCAGTACTCtgagtggatggatggatgatttTGGGTCTGATGGAATGGGATTCTTGTTGCTTACCCCAGATCATACCGCTTTGTCGTTTCCTTCCAGGCGCCGCCTGGGGTGGAGGTGAAGGTAAGAACAGGGTGAGAGATGAATACCAAAACTCAACCCGGGTCAACAAACTCCATTCCTCGCGTGTTCAGTGCCACTCACCCATTCTGCCATcatctttccctttcttcctaccTTCCCTCTGTGGCCGTTCGGTAACATGGGGGGGTAAACAGGCAATATCTTTCCCACTCGCCCGAGGCCATCGCtccacgccgccgccgcagctgccaccaccagcatGATGACACCTCAGAACAAGCGGTCTGTCAGCGATCGGGAACCGCTTGTCTCACTGGTATATGGCCGAAAATGGGTTATCCCAGCATCTTTTGTTGCCGAGACGAGTATGCGCGCCCGGGACAAGGACAGCTTTCGTTGGAGATCTGTGCCACCAGAAGATCGGATGGGTGACAGCAGCGTCAAAAGCAGCAAGCGACATGAGTTGGCTGCCGTGTCGTGTCATGTCGTGATGTATGTCTCTGGTGTCGTAACCCCCCCCCAAGAAGATGTTTGGTTGAGTAAGGGAGTTAGTTGGCCCGGCCCACTGGCGGACGGCCTGTTATGGACTTCCCCGTCCTGCTGCGTCAGGGTATCACAATGGAGTGGCAAGATCTCGCGCAGGCAAATCGAAAACCTGAGGGGTGTCCTGCGTTGAAATCGaaagggagggaaagaagcATGACGCTTGTCTCGCTTGACGACGGAGGGGTCTAGAGCCAATCAGGAGGGCGGGGAGATGTCAGAGATCTCGGAGCCGGGAGTTGCGGGCCAAATCTCTCCGAAACGTCTTTGAGAAGGAGCGGACGGTTCATGGAGAAGGAACATATCCGCACACGCGGTATTCGGACAGGATTTGAGGCAACTGGTACCCAACCAAGCCTTCACCCATGCAGTCGTTGACGGGCTCTGGTGCAACTACCATTtgccttctttctctctgtGCCGCTTCTCGTCAGACAAATGGAATCACAAACTGGTATCCTCATGCTAGAGACGTCGACACAAACTGTCAACAGTCGTTTGGCAAAACGCGGGTTGCGGGAACCTTCTCCAACTAGAACAATGGCGGAAACTCGCGGCAGCGAAACCTTCCTCCCTTGAGCACACCGCAATTCTGGCCCCAGGACAGCTCTTGTGGCTGTCTTCCCTGTTCCAATAGCTCCCAACTTGAAAAGAAGTGCTGAAAGCATAAGACAGAAATTGTCTTGTATGACGCGCCAGTTCCCGTCTGTCTTAGCTGGACCTTGTTCTCGGTAGAAGGAGTCGTGTATCACTCCGGCTGCCTAGGGCCTAGCTCTTTCCAGCCACAGTAATCCATGACTTCACTCGCGTGCTGGCGCTTCTTGCCTTTTGCGCCAAACGTGATTGTCGCCCCGGTAGATTGCAGGAATTATGGTCAGGCTCTGGCCATGACCAGAGAATGGCTGCGAAAGTTGAATGTTCTAGACGGCCCTGCCACTGACGGTATTGACAGGCTTGTGAGACATATACCTCTACATTGCCACGTTCCAGCAAGATAATATTTCTCTACTAACATGAGGAAAGCCGTATGCTGTATGATGGCCGCCAGTGACAGTTTCGCGTGACAAGCGGTCAGGAGGCGTAAGGTGTATTAAGAATCacattattaaaattttttcTCTTGTAAAAAACCAAAGAAAATGGAAGGGTTTTTGTCATATTTTTGATGATGGGTTGGATCAGAAGAAGGTGAAAATGAATTCAAAAaaggaacaaaaagaaaatcaaATTTCTGTTTGCAGGCTTCCGTCACTTTGGGACTGCAAGTGACTCCTTTAAGTgttgaggaggggggaggtgGAAGACAGCACCTGCCCGACAGGTTCTTCTGCAAAAACCAGACGCAGCTGCAACCGGCTGTGAAGGAATGAAAACGACTAATGGCTTCAAAAGAGAGCCGCCCGGGGTCAGGGAACGGCTCATCCTGTACAAGAGGTATCGTGGTGGGTTATATTTTCGGAATTCGCTCGCTTGCGCCACAGATttgcttttctttctcttaactacttttttttttcttctctctctctttcttttcggcATGAGGGGTCCGGGCAGTCATGGTTTGTATGGTAGATCTGGGTGATGTAGGTGAGGATTGATGCATGCAGAGATTCTGTACCCAACGTCCGGAGGGCGGAAGATACTGAGCATTTTACTGTAACATGGTATTTTGCTGACGATCTGTTGCGTCTTGTTCAGTTTCAGTTAAATGGATCAATCATAGTGGTGAAGAGGAAAGTTATGGATGTCTTTATTGTTCTTTTACATGATATGTTAATGATATGATAGCGAACCAAGTCCATACCGGTAATagtaagaaatataaaacctGGTGATGAGAGCAAAGTAACCGTGGCAATGATGCCAACATGCGGTTGAATATACATCGAAAGAAATGCAAAAAAGTATCACTTCTCATCCATTATTTGCTTGCAGTTCTACGAGACTTTTCGAACCCCACACTTCGATATGTGcagctagaggtagaggtatgcaaGCTACAGAAGCATCGATATCGGACATACAGATGATGCGAGTTTATGCATAGAAGTAGGTATGTAAGCACCGAGAAAGAGCGCCCCTCAATTCCATCAGGCAATGTAGAGAGGTCTGGTCGTCATCCATTTTCCCGCCAGCTGTCTCTGGGACGGGCGCCCCTTCGCGACCTCGGAACAATAAAGCATCAGACGGGAGATAGGAAGAAACAGGGGCCTGAACCCCATGAACAGACATCAAAGAACTCCCCGTCATGGCAACAGGCATGCGTTGGTATCCAACCTACCTGAAGGACCAGTTTTCCGATGCCAGACATGGATGGAATCTGTGCAAGGTCCGACGTGTTCGGTTTCGATGCATCTACCCATCTACCTTGACCCATCCCCAGCATCCAACCCGGTAGGTAAACCATAACCCGCAAAGTTTCCATTTTGTTCACACAATCATCATTCATTCATGTTCTagcccagtccagtccagccGCCCACACTCGCCCACACTCGTACACATACACCTTGAGCAAACAGACAGACCCTTGCTCGATTTGACGCTTTTGTGTCCCCAAGGCCCAGATAATCCTTTGATGCATGTCTTGACGTCCAACATCTCGGGTGGGCCTGGTGAGCCTGGTCCTAGAAAAATGTCTTACATGCACTGGTAGCGGGAACAGAGGATACCACGTCCATGGTTCATGTACCTAGGGTAGGAACTGGTAGAAGAATGATGCCCGTTGCCACTGTCCATCTTCTTTTACTAGCCAAAACTATTTACAATCACGGGCAAATCGTGACTTGACTTGTTCGCGCACAATGAGTTTGCGGGTTTGAAAACACTAGGTGGGTTTTGCACAACCTGAACTGCCTGCTGTCTATCTTCTTcctacctgcctgcctgaCTCTCATCACAGTCCGAATGGAAAACGTGAAGCGAGTAACATATTATTGACGAACAAATCACTCCTGGAGAAGATCAACCGAGAGGTTGTCAGAAGTGTGTTGTTCACGCTATGCTTGAGTAACTAATCTAAGCAACTAAGACTAGTAGTTTTGATAACCTGCTTCATCTCTCGTACATGTTTTTCGCTCCGTTTTGTTCCATCACGACTTACGCCACCACGACATAGCCGCGTCGCCAAAAAGGCCACTGCGTTACACCATAGCGACTCTCGTCAGTGTCGAAAAGCCATCAAGAAAATTCACTCAGCGCGTTGTCAGGTACGACAGGGGCGCCACGTTCTAGCTCCGATGGATATCTATCCAAGCCGAAACGCCAAATACGCTGTGAATAACCGTAGGGTATACTCTGCCACCCAAAATGCCATCCTCTCAAAGGATGTGCTAAAAAAAATttatccaaaaaaaaaaaaaaaccaaaaaaaaaaacaaaaaaaaattgaagcAGGGACAGAAAGAACCAGATGACTCAATCCCTTGCTGTCAAATGCTGTCCAGAACTCCTACCATGCCGTGACATAAGAATCTCAAGAAAAGATATTAAGCGGTTGGGGAGGAAAATGGCTGTGACGGCCCCGAGAGGTTTAAATGCTGGCGTGGTGCCCATGGCCATGTCCATGCCCATAGCTTTGGTAACGAGAATCCATTTCATAAGACTCGGAGCTCTCCCGGCTGCTGTAATCAAGGACGCCTCTGTCGCTCATGGGGGTGGCATATTGCGGTGGTCGGACATCCGCGTCAGATTCCGGGCAATTGAGAAGGTGGTTGATTGAGGGCTCGACACTGACGCTGCGGCGACTGGGCACGCCACGGCCCGGACCCGAGCGGCTGTAGTGTCTCGTGTGGGAAACCGAAACCGGTCGAGTTCGGCGGGCGATGGGTGACGAGTTGGGACGATAATGCTTCGCGGCCTCGGTTTCGGCCTTCGCCTGTTCGATGAGGAGGGGGACTTTGCGGCGACGGGCGTTGATGAACCAGTTCGAGATTTGATCTGAAAAGCCAACAGTCAGTAAAGTGGTACTTACGAAGGAGACGCTGTCGGATTATCTTACTCATCTGCATGTTTGTTTCTCTCATCATTTTTTGCTTCTCATCTTCGGTCGGATAGGGGTGGTTTAGATGGCCGTACAGCCAAGCGTACAGCTTCTCCGTAACCTCCTTGGGAAGATTGCCACGTCTCTTGTTCTTGCCCCCATCGCCGCCCCGAGGGCTCACCGCAGAATCAGAGTGGCCCCCCCAAGGATGAGCATAGTGCAAGCGCTCGCTGCGGGCACGCTGTTCGTAGAGATTCTGCTGGGATCCGGGTTGAGGGAAGGGCCCATGACGGTGTTCTAGTGGGGGGTAGTAGGAATCTTGAGGATACCCGTGAGGAGGGTAGCTATCCTGACGGTATATGGGCTGGTGTTGGCCATACTGAGGGTAGCCACGCCGTGGCTCGCTGTTTTGATGATAGCCGTTGTGTTGAGCAAAAGCGTTTGACGGTGGCAGACGCGGAAGCGGGCcatctaggtaggtacgtgcTCCAGAATCTTGCTGGCCATGACTATGTTGCGAAAAGACATTGATGCTGGGGCTGGAGCCCGTTGTTGGCAGACGATCAGTGGTGTATCCTTGGGAATTTCCACCATCAATAGTATCCTTTTGCGCCTGAGATTGCCGGCGGCCATAGTCCATGTCCAGCTTATCAAAATCTGGAATAATGGACCGGATGGGTGGCAGTGCTGAGCCGGGAGATGGAAGCGACCGCGGGTCGTTATGTGAGCTACTCACGTTCAGGCCATGCATTGTCTGAGGCCGGTGGTGCGGTGGATGATGATAGAATGATGTCGCCATCTTGGATGAAGTAAGAAATATCGAACTGGGAGGGCAACGGTCTCGCGGAATGTTGTGATGTGGTGTTGTCAGATGTCAGGCGCCCGTTAGACACAGGGTAGTGCTTCTATAGAAAATGGACGACTAGCGGCAACGAAGCCAGCCTGTGCTAACACTCGATTTGTCAGTTTTATCTGTCTTGACCGTTTTGTGTCAGAGGCACGTTACCTTTGGTCTTTAATGTTGACGGAAGAGCGGACTCAAGAGTGCTTGTGGGACAATATGGCACAGTGAAGAGTGACAAGGAGTGAAGGAAAAGGGCCCAGGTTTCTCTGGGAGGATAGGTATCTTataaaaagtttaaaaagaaaagaagcccAATGTTGGTTGATAGCCTTCACCTCATCGACTGCGGCGGAATTCCGAATAGGTAAATAGCACGAAGGTGGCCGAATTGACTTGATGACACTCAAGGTTGTTGGCATTGATGTGTGTATTGATATGTCGAGGGTCGACTTCTCTTGGCGTACACCTTTCGGAGCTGCAATATGGAACCTTTGTCGCTTAATATGTTGTTCGGGATTGTTGTGTGCAGAGATGTTGAACGCACTTGCTGCAGGATGCCTCTGGATCGCAAGCAGCCTTCAATGTGTCATTCGAGTGGTGTTCTGCGCTTCCCACTGAGCTTCTCTGGCGGTTCTCACGGATGCTGCGTCTTTGCGAGAGGGCGCGCGCGTGTACCATCCATAGGCGGATGCAATGTCCTTCGTAGTAGGTATGTATCTCTGGACAGAAAGGCGCCCAGTAGACACCGTTGTCAGGAGTCCCCCGGCATGTCGAACCCACGGCTCATAACGAacgcgagagagagagggggggaggaaaaaaaaagtgaaaaCCGGGGATGGGTTTTGGTGACAATAGACGGACGACATGGACAGGGTCCCAACACTGGTCGTCTCGGCATCACGCAACCTCTCTTAAGTGCTCTGCTAGAGGTTGAAG
Proteins encoded in this region:
- the bek-1 gene encoding BEAK-1; translated protein: MARFRVCHRQTLLLNTTAIIKTASHGVATLKHRHGPFPQPGSQQNLYEQRARSERLHYAHPWGGHSDSAVSPRGGDGGKNKRRGNLPKEVTEKLYAWLYGHLNHPYPTEDEKQKMMRETNMQMSKIIRQRLLHQISNWFINARRRKVPLLIEQAKAETEAAKHYRPNSSPIARRTRPVSVSHTRHYSRSGPGRGVPSRRSVSVEPSINHLLNCPESDADVRPPQYATPMSDRGVLDYSSRESSESYEMDSRYQSYGHGHGHGHHASI
- a CDS encoding tetratricopeptide repeat protein 1: MASAALNGAAANGRGVSPASSVGGSNSFPKSKRFTDIPSTIDIPVQDQDDEAVEIDLEVLADDPTELCTLFEMEGAARTYWMTVSLAYAKQKKIDFAIEMLIKGANAMQANNPREKLSIVSALCWMYLWKSREAPRVAPEDALVSEAKTKEYYLQLATQSLNEASRINPAFPPLFLARGVLQLLRASLQPPSKAPGAVDPEKTETLRAALKSFDDALRVSSGKNMLAVIGKARALFSLGRYADALVAYQDALARAPDLVDPDPRIGIGCCFWQLGYKDDARIAWERALEINAESKVGNILLGLYYLDASGHVPINSPEFIKLYKKAMTEYTQKSYKLDKDLPLTCATFASYFLSRKQFDHVEALAHKAIQFTDVNAIASDGWYLLARKEHYANNLERAADYYRRADDARGGTERGYLPAKFGAAQLSVIKNDLGEAKLRLEKMIQQSKNYEAMILLGNLYAEEVFANQFAPVKEDKSAEAKKAISLLESVRTAWKDPKKSLAPDAAVLLNLARLYETENPDKALQCLQQVEQLELDQVPQSERPDEVEGEAAIKAALRRFLPPQLLNNIGCFYYQEEKHELASELFEAALSSCMRIGEKDDDTDTDALVTTISFNLGRSYEARGMSEKAVEVYEGLLKRHDDYTDARTRLAYIKLRNNPGTKEGPDAVAKLYQENSSDLEVRALYGWFLGKLSSRKRPNNIAEDPEQRHYKHTLQNYDKHDRYALVGMGNLHLISAREMRRESEADRQKRSAAYSRAVEFFDKALQLDPKNAYAAQGIAIALVEDKKDYKGALQIFIKVRETIKDVHVFVNLGHIYAELKQFTKAIESYEIALGKEGKAKDANILSCLGRTWLNKGRAERNLDAYKTALEYAQKTLEVAPEQVHFKFNVAFVQIQLASFINGLPEHQRTSTQLEEAASGLESAITALDEIAASDHPPYPKHDIEQRANMARNTQRKQLERALASQRDYESKNKEKLQLALEQRQVALKKKEEEIRRKEEEERERQEKIKREREEIAARDRKLAEQRAEEDRQRREAEMTTDSETGEKIKRQKIKKASSTPAKRERGGEERERKGRAQRKKKTSRRDRDNDDSDGSGSDAEEGGRKSRPPKKKQRLTSRKTEPTGKYKSAEIVVDSDESDEPGMEMDALERAERALEKKQKRSHSPRSGGEYDDDEDEQSRRGRSRSEESVDRMEIDDSKADAGGDDEEEEATVSTRRQNKRSRRGRILDDDDDEDEDEDESGAAAEADAEEGGDKDEVKEAAGSPAASPAKAAANDDEE